GCCCGGTGGCGAAATATCCGGCACAATCGAAGCGCTCGGCGAAGGCGTGGAAGGCTGGAAAGTCGGCGACCGCGTGCTGTCCGGTATCGGTAATGGCGGCCTGCAGGAGAAAGTCGTTGTCGCGGCAGCGCGCCTGTTCGCAGTTCCCGATTTTGTCGAACTTCCCGAGGCATCTGCTCTGCTGATGACCTACGGGACAACGATTCACGGCCTGAAGGATCGCGGCGATATCAAAAAGGGCGATACAATGCTGGTGCTCGGTGCAGCCGGCGGTGTGGGCCTGTCTGCGGTGGAACTGGGCAAAGCCTATGGCGCACGCGTTGTCGCTGCCGTTTCGAGCGAAGAAAAGGGCGAGGTCGCCCGCAAAGCCGGTGCCGACGAAGTGGTAATCTATCCCCGCGCTCCGTTCGATAAAGACACCTCGAAGGCGCTTGCAAAAGCTTTCAAGGATGCAGTGGGTCCAGAGGGTGCGGACATCGTCTATGACATTGTCGGTGGTGACTATTCAGAGCCTGCCCTGCGCGCGATCGCGTGGGAAGGCCGCTTTCTGGTCATCGGCTTCCCCGCCGGTATCGCAAAAATGCCGCTCAACCTGACGTTACTTAAAAGTTGCGACATTCGCGGCGTCTTCTGGGGGGCGTTTACCGCCCGCGAGCCACGCAAGAACGAAGCCAATATCGCCGAGCTTTTCCGCCTATGGAAAGAAGGAAAAATAAGTCCATTGGTGAGTGAAACATACCCGTTGGAACGCGCTCATGAAGCCATTGCCAAGCTTGAATCGCGCGGCGCGATCGGCAAGCTTGTTGTCACAATGGATGGCTAGCGCTTCTTGCGGGCGCTTGCGGCTGCCGTCCCGCGTTCCTATTTCAAATGTGACACATAATATGAGGTATCGATGACCGACTTTAACGACCGCAAAAAAGGCGAAGAAGCCAAGTTCGCATTCGACGAAGAGAATGCGTTCAAGATCGCCGCACGCCGCAATCGCTTGCTTGGCCACTGGGCTGCTGCGCTGATGGGTCTCGACGAAGAGGAGACCAAGGCTTACGCAACGGCAGTCGTTCAGGCTGACTTCGAAGAAGCCGGTGACGAAGACGTGATCCGCAAGCTGCTCGGCGATCTGACCACGGCCGAAGTCGATGTGGACGAAGCTGGTGTTCGCGCTGCTCTCGAAGAAAAGACGATCGAAGCCCGCCGTCAGCTTATGAGCGAGTCCTGACGCAATGCCCATGAGCGGGGAAGAAATTGAAGGCCTGATCAAGGCAGCGATGCCCGATGCCGAGGTTGAAATGACCGATCTGGCGGGTGATGGTGACCATTGGGCTGCCAAAGTCACGGCGCCGGATTTCGCCGGAAAAAGCCGCGTCCAGCAGCACAAGATGGTCTATGATGCGCTCGGCGGGCGAATGGGGGGCGTGCTTCATGCCTTGCAACTGACGACTGCCGTTCCCACTTCCTGATCAGATACGAACCACCTGGAAAATCCTATGTCCGATACTGAAGCCCGCATTTCCGAAGTCGTCACGAAGAACGATGTCGTCCTGTTTATGAAGGGCACACCTTTGTTCCCGCAATGCGGTTTCTCCAGCCGTGCAGTTGCGATCCTCGACCATTGCGGCGTTGCTTATGAAAGCGTCGACGTGCTGCAAGACATGGAAATCCGGCAGGGCATCAAGACTTATTCGGACTGGCCCACCATCCCGCAGCTATACGTCAAAGGTGAATTCCTTGGCGGCAGCGATATCATGATGGAAATGTTTGAGGCCGGTGAGCTGAAACAACTCATGGACGACAAGGGCGTCGCGAAGGCGTCCTAGTTTGCTTTAGCCTCAAGCGCCGGCGCTCACGTCCGAGTCTTTTGTTTAGACCCTCAGTCGCCGGGCGGAATGCATCCGCATTCCTTGGCTACCTCGCATAAGCTCGGGCGCGCGGTCGCGCTTGCAGTCCGTCTTCGTCGGACCGGACCACTCCAAGGCATTTCAGTACTGCGCAAGTTCGGTCAGCGACTAGCTGACCGCAAGGCCGACCGGCCGCCCGCAGGTGCCCCGCAGCGAAGCGGAGGGATCAGCACCGAGGACGCAAGCGCGGATGCGTTTGCGAAAAACAAATAAATACCGGCTACTGAGGGCCCAAACAAACTAAACAAAAAAGGGCCCCACCGCGATTGCGAATGGAGCCCTTGTTGTTTTGGGGAGCCAGAACCAAAGACCAGGAAGGTTCTGTCTCTCGTAGAAGACTGTTTGAACACAAGTACCGATGCACACCCCGTGCCAGTTTCAACGCCCCCCGGATTTGTGCGCAACACGATGGTAAACGCGCTTTAACGGCTGTGATAGGTGTAAAATTCTCCGACATGGCGGCGATTCATTTCAACCCTTGGCAGCGCACCCATGGTGCGGCAGAGCAGTGAGCGATGACCGAGAACTCCCCTCATACCAATCCCGATGGCATTCCCGCAGCGACTGTTGTTGTGTTTAGGCGTTCACCCGTTGGCGGTGCGCCTGAACTGTTGATGGTAACCCGGTCGCGCAATATGTCCTTTGCAGGCGGTATGGCGGTCTTTCCCGGAGGCCGCGTTGACCACGCCGATTTTGAACTGGCGAGCACACTCGCATCGGATCTGGCCGACGACGAAGTGGCGCACCGCGTTGCAGCGATCCGCGAAACGCTGGAAGAGACCGGCCTGGCCGTTGGCATCGTCGGTGATGTTACAAGCGAAACGGCACGCAAAGCGCGCGATCTGCTGCTCCAGCAGCAAGCGCTTGCGCCTGTGCTGGAAACTATGGACTGGTCGCTTGATCTGTCGGCGATCCTGCCATTCTCACGCTGGTTTCCAAAAAACGAGAAGCTCTCCCGCGTCTTCGATACGCGCTTCTATCTGGCCGACCTCGGCACCGGTGCCGTTGATATTGCAGTCGATGAAACAGAGAACACCAAGCTCTATTGGATCACCGCGCAGGGCGCATTGGACGCTGCCGAAACGGGCGATCTGTCGATCATCTACCCGACCCGCCGCAATCTGGAGCGATTGGCCCAGTTTGGCGACTTTGCCGAAGCGGCAGATCACTGCGCCAACTTCCCGTCCAAGATGATTACACCCTTCATCGAGGAACGCGACGGCGCGCGCTGGTTATGTATCCCCGATGATGCGGGATACCCTGTGTTTGCCGAGCCGCTGGATACGGTCGCAAGAGGGTAAGTGGCGCGCCCGGCAGGACTCGAACCTGCTGCCTCAAGATTAGAAGTCTCGCGCTCTATCCAGATGAGCTACGGGCGCGCATGCGGAGCCGCATAGCCTGCTTTTCGCGGCCTGCAAATGCGGATAGGGTCTTTGTGATGAACGATCCGAGAGTCAGCAACCGAACGGCGCAGCCAAACTTCCGATATTTCGATCTGGTGATGGCGGCGTTTGTCACAATATTGCTGCTGTCGAATGTCATCGGCGCGGCCAAACTTTCCGAGCTGCCGATGTCCTGGTGGCCATCAGGCTGGTGGCCTGCGCCCGACGGTATGTTTATTTTCGGCGCAGGCATATTGTTCTTTCCCCTAAGCTACGTGATCGGCGACGTGCTCACCGAAGTGTACGGATATGCCCGCGCCCGGCGGGTAATCTGGGTCGGGTTCGCGGCAATGCTTTTCATGGCCTTTATGAGTTGGGCGGTGGTAGCAATGCCGCCCGCGAGCAGCTGGGCCGGACAATCCGCCTATGAGCAGGTTTTCGGCCTGATTCCGCGTATTGTTTTTGCGTCGATCGTGGCATTCTGGGCGGGCGAATTCGTCAATTCTTTCGTGATGGCACGAATGAAGATTATGACGCAGGGTAAAGCCCTGTGGAGCCGGACGATCGGGTCAACTTTTGTCGGTCAAGGAGTCGACAGCCTGCTATTTTATCCGATCGCCTTTCTCGGGGTTTGGGAAACGCGCGACGTGTTGCTGGTCATGGTCACAAATTGGGCACTTAAGGTTGTGTGGGAAGCGCTGCTGACACCGGTCACATATGCCGCAGTCGGCTGGCTCAAACGCCGGGAGGGTGTCGAGATTTTCGACACCAATACCAACTTCTCGCCCTTTGCAAAATCGAACTGACGCTATTTCGCCAGTTCTATATCCGGCTGACGAAGCAGTCCCATCTCCACCTCGCCCAGCACTCGCATGACGGGGTTGAGACCCAGGCGATCCGCCAGCAGGTCCATGTCCTTCTCGTTCGGAATGCCGTAGAATGCGCGGTGGCTATGCTCGATCGAAAGGACCAGATCATCGCTCTCGACCCGCAGGTCGCTGACGTTGAATGTCCGGTCTGATCGCCCTCCTAAACGGCGGCAAAGGCGGATTGCCAAACCCCACGAAATCGCCTCTTCGATCTGCGCGGGTGACGCCAGCTCGGCCACCGAATCCGGCATGTCGCAATTGTTACCGTTCGCGGAAACCGCCGCGGCCATCATTGCGCGGCCACACGCATCGAGCGCGATCCAGCGCTTGTGAAGCGCCCAGTCCATGGCAATTTCGCGGCGCAAGTTTGGTTCGATCTGCATGGACGCAAGTGCAAGCATCGTCGCGGAAAGGCGCAAGCGTTCGGAGCCCTGCGACATTTCCGGGACTGCTCGCACTGTCCAACCGGCCACTTGCGTAGCAAGTGCAGGCGGGCAGCCGCGCAAATTTGCGAACTCACCCACGCCCGCAAGCAACGGGTCCTGCTTGCGCGCATATTCTTCGAGTTCATCAAACAGCACACCTTCGCGCAGGCCCCACGACGAAAATATGATTTTCTCGGGAGTGAAACGCTCAAGCAATGTGGACAGAAGGACTCCCGCGTTCGGAAGACTCTGTGACCGCATCGTCGAGATACGCGGGGATGTGTTCAAAGCCTCCGGCTCCATATCCGCGATCTTCGCAGCAAGCGCTTGGGCGTCCTGAAGTGGCATTTCAAACCCGTGCGGATCGGTCAGCGGATAATTGCGATCCTCCATCGCGACCACTGCCATAGCGCGCCATGTACCGCCCACCAAATACAGCGCGCCGTCGACATGCTCCAACCAATCTGCCGCAGCGAGTACATTGGAAAGATTGCTTTTGGTGTCTGCGTGGTTCGTGCCGCGATGTTCGGGCAGCCGCAACGTGCCAAGCGGCAGGCTGGTCGCCAACCCGCAATCGCTATCGCCGATCAGCACCAATTCCAAGCTACCGCCCCCCAAATCGGCGACGACACCTTTTGCACCGGGGAACGCGCCATTGATGCCCATGGCACTAATCCGCGCTTCCTCGTCTCCCGACAAAATACGCACAGGTAATCCAAGCGCGTTGACGGCTTTGACAAAATCCGGTCCATTGGTCGCCGCTCGAACTGCCGCCGTTGCGACAACATCAATCACCTCGACCTTCAATTCTTTCAGAAGTAACGCAAACCGTGTCAGCCCGCGCATCGCCAACTCGACAGCCGCATCAGCAAGCAGGCCGGTTTCAGCAATCTCGCGGCCCAGCTGCGCGACCACTTTTTCGTTGAACAGCACCACGGGTGCGCGGGGCGAACCGCCATACAGCACCAACCGCACTGTATTGGAGCCGATATCGATGATCGCCCGCTCAACTCTGTTTCCCGAGAACGCCCCCTGACGATCAGCCGAGCGCGAACGCAATGCCATCAGGCGCCGCCTCTGCGCAGTGCCAGCTTGGGCACGCCGCCTGCTTCCAGTGAACCACCACGGCCGGAAAGCGACGGATTGGTCATGAAATAGCGGTGACAATTGAACGGTTTTTCGCCGGTTTCCATGCGTTCGTAACTCCCGTCAGGCTGCTGTTCCCAGCTTTGCTCTGAATCGAGAAGATTTGCCAGTAGCACTTGCCCGAGAACCTGATCGTGCACCGTCCGGTTGCGGATCGGCACCATCACTTCAACCCGTCGGTTAAGATTGCGCGACATCGCATCGGCGGAGGAGATGAACACTTTTGCGCGTTCGCTAGGCATTTTGTAGCCAGCGGCGAACGCCCAGATACGGCTATGCTCCAGAAAACGCCCGATGATCGATTTAACACGGATATTCTGGGACAATCCTTCGACGCCTGCGCGCAGACAACTGATCCCGCGCACTACGAGCTGGATTTCCACGCCCGCCTGGCTCGCCGCATAGAGCCGGTCGATCACGCCTTTATCAGTCAGCGAATTGAGCTTCGCCCAGATCGCCGCCGGTCTGCCATTGCCCGCATTTTCGATTTCCTTGTCGATCAGTGTATAAAGCTGCTCACGTAGCTGGATAGGCGAGATTGCCAGTGTTTCCAGTCTGCGCGGTTCGACATAGCCGGTGACGAAATTAAATAGTTTCGCCGCATCGCGCCCGAATTTCGGATCGGCGGTGAAAAAACTGAGATCGGTGTAAATCTTGGCGTTGATCGGATGATAATTGCCCGTTCCGAAGTGGCAGTAGGTCCGCAGCCCCTGCTCTTCGCGGCGGACGACCATCGACACTTTGGCGTGTGTCTTCCAATCGACAAAGCCGTAGATCACCTGCACGCCGGCTCGCTCCAATTGCGATGCCCAGAGCAGGTTTTGCTCCTCATCAAACCGCGCCTTTAACTCGACCACGGCAGTGACCGACTTTCCATCCTCAGCAGCAGCAATGAGCGCCGCGATCACGGGCGATTGATTGCCCGCACGGTAGAGCGTCTGCTTGATAGCAACGACATCCGGATCGACAGCCGCTTGCCGCAGGAAATCGACCACCACTTCGAAACTTTCATACGGGTGGTGAATAACGATGTCTTTTTCGCGAATGGCAGAAAAACAGTCTCCGTCATGCTCGCGCACACGTTCCGGATAGCGCGGGCTGTAATTGGCGAATTTCAGATCGGGCCGGTCTTCGGCAACGATATCAGCGAGGCCCGCAATGCCGATCATCCCGTCCGTTTTTACCACAGTGCCGCCATGGATGCCCAATTGTTCGCGGAGAATTTCTTCTGCCACTGGATCAAAGTTTTCCTCGATCTCGAGCTGGATCACTTGGCCGCGGCGGCGACGCTGAATCGCGCTACGGAAAGTGCGGACGAGATCTTCAGCCTCTTCCTCGATCTCGATATCGCTGTCACGCAGCACCCGGAACGCGCCGTCGCCTTCGATCGCGAACCCCGGGAACAGATGTTTGGCGAAGCGCGCAATCAGACTTTCGATGCTGATATAGACCGCATCTTCGCCCGGCACGCGTACAAAGCGCGGCAGCCCGGACGGGATCAGGATCATCTCGACCACTTGCTCGCCATCGCTTTCGCGGGTGAGCGTGAAGAGGACGCCGATCCCCTCGTTAGAAACGAATGGGAATGGGTGCGCCGGATCAAGCGCCTGTGGGGTAATGACCGGCGCAATTTCTTCGAGGAAATAGGCCTTGAGCGTGCGGTAAGTTACGGCACTGACTCGCCGGTCATCCGCGATGGAGATGCCCGCTTCATCCAGTGCAGTGCGCAGATCCCGCCAGATATCTTGCTGCTTCTGGTTGATGTCCTGCACCGCATCGCGAATGGCAGCCAATTGCTGCGACGGGCTCCTGCCATCAATTGAAAGGCGCTCAATCCCGCGCTGGGCCTGGCCAACCAGACCCGCGACCCGGATCATCATGAACTCGTCGAGATTGCTGCCCGAAATCGACAGGAAACGCAGCCGTTCGAGCAGCGGATAATTGAGATTTTCAGCTTCCGACAGAACCCGCGCGTTGAACTCCAGCCAGCTTAGTTCGCGGTTGATATACCGCTCAGCTGCACCCTCCGACGCTGCTTGCGGATCAAGATCATCATCGGTGTCGAGCGGGATAGGATGCTGTGTCATAGACCTGAGCCGGCTGCGTGCCGGGGTGTATATTGTGGAAGGCTGGGCCGAAGGCTTGATAGCGTCTGTCCTGTAAGTAAATCGATGCGAGGGTCATGACATAAACGTGTCATACTCTGTCCCGCGAGCAATTTCAGCAACAGATTAAATAAGGGTGCTGGTCTCGGCAATTTCGCTGATTCCGCGCTTGCCATCCGCATCGCGGCCAAGCTGGACAATAACATCAACGACAGAAGCCGCGTAAGCAATTGTGTCCGAACGTGACAGACCGATGCCGGTTTGCATGACCATCAAAGCAAGCTGCTCCAACGCGCCGCGCAAGCTGTTGGCGTGAATGGTGGAAAAGCTGCCCGGATGTCCGGTATTGATTGCGCGCAGAAAGCTGACACTCTCCGCGCCGCGCAATTCGCCGAGTACGATGCGGTCGGGGCGCAGACGGAGGGCTGCTTGCAGAAGCTCGTTGGCGGTGACTTTTGCTTCACCCAATTCGCCTTTGACAGCGACCAGGCCGACACCGTTTTGGCCGGGTAGTTTGAGTTCCGGCGTATCCTCGACAGCGACCACGCGCTCATGGCTCGGTATTTCGCCGAGCATCGCGTTGAGGAAAGTCGTCTTGCCGGTCGATGTACCGCCAGAGATCAGAATTGTCCGCCGCGCGCCAATCGCTGCCCGCAGATAGTCGATCGGTTGTTGCTGCGGATCGGGTAGAGTCAGGCTCTCCGCAGGTTTCAGCGGGCCTGCATCATAGGCATCGAGCGGCAGGTCAAGCCTACGGTGGCGACGAATTGCCATCACCCAATGTTTGCGCGAAGCTGGCGGGCCGCAAAACTGGATGCGCGCGCCATCGGGCAAGGTCGCACCCAGCAGTGGATGCTCGCGATTGATACCCTGATGGCTGACCCGCGCGACTTGTTCGGCCAGTCTTTGCACCAGCTGGTCGTCGATCGCCGCGACATCGAGCCGCTGCATGCCGGATGATGCCGCATCTTCAATCCACACCTCACCCGGCCGGTTCACAATGATTTCTGTCACCGTGTCGCGGTCGAGCCACTCACGGAACGGCCCGAGATAGGCGTCCAGATACACACTGCGCTCTGCATCCAATCGCGGCACGGGCGCGGCCGTATCAGGCTGGAAAGGATGGATATCAGCGCTCATCAAGTCCCTGCCGTTCAGTTGCCCATGACGGTCGAGAAATCGAGATCGCGTGCAGTGAATACACGGATTGGTTCGCCCTGGCGCACACGGATGGTCGGCCCGATCTGGCTATCCTGCTGTGCCGCAGCAGCCGCCGCTTGACCGCCGCCGCCGAGAACAACCGAAGCACCACCCGTGCCGATGGCCGAAAGACCACCAACGACGGACAAGAGCATGGCCGATCCGAAACGCTGGAAGAAATTGCTTTTGACTTTGCCTTCGAGGCCCGTGGTTCCGTCAAAGCCAACAGCTGGCGATTGAATGTCGACAGAAGCCCCATCAGGGCGGATCAGGCGAGTCCAGATCACGTAAGCGCGCTTCTGGCCGTTCTGCAGGCCGGATTGATACTGACCGATCAGACGTGAACTGCGCGGGACCAGCACATTGGTTCCGTCAAAGCTGCGCACGTCCTGACTGACCACCGCGCGGACATAACCCGGGACATTGGTGTCGATGGCAGTTTCGAGCACTGCTGGAATGAGCGTTCCCTGTGTCACGGTCGTTTGCGGGTTGACCATCGCCTTGGCCTGGGCAGGGCCGCCGCCGACACCGCCAACGCGGCTGGCGAAATCATTGGCTGATCCCGTCCCGGGAACGTTGGGTGTGGCCTCTCCAATGGCGGCTGGCGGAACAGCCACTGTGCCTACCGGTGCACCGCTGGCGTCGAATACGACAGTCGGAGTTGCGTAGGGATTGGCTACAGGACCAGCGTTGGTCATCGGCGGATTCGCCAGCACCGGAGCCGGCGCCGGATCAATCCGCTGGGGAACCACGGCAGGCGTAGCAGCGACCGGAGCGGCTGCAACAGCGGTTTGCGGTGCCGGTTGCGGAGCGGGTTGCTGCGCGCCGCCCACACCTTCTGGCGGGGCAACGCGGGCGGAGTTCATGCCCCAGAGCGTCACTGCACCGATTGCCGCAACCAAGGCGACACCGGCGGCTAAGCCCAAACCGTCCGAGGCGCCCTTGCGCTGGGTAACGGCGGGGAACGAATTGCGACTGGCGAGATCGATGATTTCGGCAGATTCCTGCTCGCGCGGGTCGCCGTCATCTTTGCTGCCGGGAAGTTTGCCTGTGAGAGCCATTATTTACCCTCCCTATCCGAAGGAACATCCGACCGCGCCAGCGAGGCCTGGGGGTCACTGTTTGTCGCGCGGACCGGACCATCATTGATCAAAATCGCGCTGTTTTTGCCCGACCGCAGAACGATCTCACGCGGCACGCCGTCGACCACAATAGTATCACCGCGTACAGAGAAATTCACCGGTCCTTCGGTGCCTTTCGAGTCCTTTATCAGGATCGCCGGCACAGGCTTGCCCGAAGGCCATGTCAGGAATGTCGCATTCCCATCATCATAGGCCCGTTCGGGCAACACGTCGCGATCACCGTCACTTGACCATGCAAAGTTGAGCGCCGCCGGATCGACAACCGCATAGGGATCGCTGGCGGCAGCCAATTCAACTGCATTCGGCAGTTCGACAATTTGTGGCTCCTGCGGTTCGGGTTCTTCGGGGTATGTAAAGCGCAGCACGTAAAGCGGCTCCGCACGCGGGCTCGCAACCAGATCGAACAGATATGTGTGGCGGTTGGTAATGACCGTCATATTGGTGCGCGCCGTCGGGCTGAGCGGTTTCACGAACAGCAAATTAGCACGCTTGTTCGGGGTAACCTGCCATGCGCTTGAATCGCCAATGGCGACATTCTCGATGCTCTCATCGGGATCGAATGCGATTGTTGCTTGCACTTTGGTTTTGCCTTCGATTCGGACAACTTCGGCCGGATCATAGAGGCGCTCAACCAAACGCGGGTCATTCGCCGCTGCTGGGGTCGCGGAGGCGAACAGCGCCAATGCGGCTAGCGGCGCGAGGGAAAGCGCGCGTATCATTTCAATTTCTCCGAACTATTGCTGCTGGCAGAGCGGAAACGGTTGCCAATACCATTCGTGCGAGATGCGGCGGGCGTCAGCGGTTGCACTTGGCCGCTGCCCGAAGTGGTCGCGAAGACTTTTGTTTCGCGCTTGGTCACTGCACTATCGCCACCTGCAGTATCGTTCGCGGCTTGTGATGGCGCGATGCCTGATACCGGAATCGTGCGGCGCGGCGGGCTCGACATTCCAGCCGCCTGCGCCGTCGAAAGCGGTGCGATAGAAGCAGGCGCGGGTGCCGGTGTTTGCTGCACGAAAGGTGCGTCATCACGATCCGCTTTTTCGTCGGCGACAAGGCCGAAAACTTTCCAGCCGGAAACCATAGTGGCCGACACTTTCAGGACCATAATCATCAGCGCCACATGGACCGCGCCGATCAGGAAGAAGGCCATTGCCGAGCGTGGATCGATCTGCCCAGGAACCTGGCTGAGCGAGGACAGGATTGGCACGGCCAGCTCAAGCATCACGCCGCCGCCAAGCACGGCAAAGAGCGGTGTCAGGCCAAGCATCACGACACCCTTTAGCCAGCCAACAAACAAGCCGCGTGTGCTGGTGAATAGTGCCATCACCACAAAGATGGGTCCAAGGGCGACGAGCAGAGCAAGGCCGATCCGCGCCGTGACCAACACGCCTACCGTACCAAGCAAAAGCAGTAACGCGCCGAGCCACAAGATGCCTTGCGGAGAGAATGCAGTGATCTCTCCGCCGCCTTGCTGTGCACCTTGCGCTTGGCCGCCTACGCCTTCGGTCGCCTGCTGGACGGCCAGAAACACGATGTCGATCTTGTCGGCGAAGGTCGTCGTTGCGGAGCCCTGGCTGCCTGTCAGGATTGACGCCAGATAGTCCGGCGCACCAATCGCAAGGTTCCAAACGACAGTTTGATACGCCACCCAACTCGTGGCGAATGTTACGACCAAGCCCAGCGTCAGCATGCGCGGAACGAGCGAGCGGACCGACAGGTTGGAACGCCCCAAAAGCAATGCAATCGCGAAGAACGCAATAAACAGCCCCAGCAGCATTGTGAGCACCGGCGCCATGGCACCGCCGGGCGCGAACAGCCGCCCGAATGCAGCCGCGCTGACTTCCGATGCCGTGCAGTCGACCGCGCGCAAAGCCGCAGCCACGCCCGAACCGACTTCATTCATCAAGGCTTCGCAGTTTGCGCTCATTCGGCGGCCTGCCACACAGGAAATTCGCTATCGGCGCCCGGATTGCCGGGCCAGCCTTTGCCGGTCAGCGCGGGATACCATTCAGCGGGATTATCGCCGAGCGATTCACGCAGCGTATCGAGCCTGCGCACCGATGCCTCGCGGCCCGACAGGATGGTCAGAACCTCGGGTGCGTTCGATAGATCAAGCCGCACCACAACCGATGCATCGGGCTGGCGTACTAGGAAGCAGCGGCTATGCGCTGGTAGCGACCGGATCAGCGCCAATTCATGCTCGGTCAGGCCGAACCCGTCGCAGTAATCCTCCGCCTTGGCACGCGAGTTTGGCATGAAGACCATCGTTGCTGTCTGCTCGACCAATGCGGTCGATATCCGGCTATCCAGCGCATCGCGCGCGGACTGTGTCGCAAAACCGACCAGAGCATTGCGTTTCCGCAAAGTCTTGAGCCAATCGCGAATGCGCGCGGCGAAGACTTCATCATCCAGCGCTTTCCAGCCTTCGTCGATCAGGATCATGGTTGGCTCGCCATCCAGGCGCTGATCGATCCGGTGGAACAGATACATCATTGTCGGCGTGCGCAAGCGCGGGTTTTCGAGCAGCGCGGTCATATCGAAACCGAGCACGCGATTGTCGAGGTTCAAACGGTCCTGCTCATTATCGAACAGCCAGCCATGCTCCCCGTCTGTGATCCACGCTTCCAGCCGGCCCGCCAGATCACCCGGTTGCGGACGGCGTGAACCAGCCAGCAATTCCTTGAAATGGCGCAAGCGGCGTAGCGACGGGTCATTGGCATAAGTCGCATCGACCGCCGCGCTGATCGTGGCCA
This genomic window from Pontixanthobacter aestiaquae contains:
- a CDS encoding NADPH:quinone oxidoreductase family protein, which translates into the protein MKALLSKEVGGPETLVVEEIDEPTPGKGEVLIKVAACAINFPDTLIIRDMYQFKPPRPFAPGGEISGTIEALGEGVEGWKVGDRVLSGIGNGGLQEKVVVAAARLFAVPDFVELPEASALLMTYGTTIHGLKDRGDIKKGDTMLVLGAAGGVGLSAVELGKAYGARVVAAVSSEEKGEVARKAGADEVVIYPRAPFDKDTSKALAKAFKDAVGPEGADIVYDIVGGDYSEPALRAIAWEGRFLVIGFPAGIAKMPLNLTLLKSCDIRGVFWGAFTAREPRKNEANIAELFRLWKEGKISPLVSETYPLERAHEAIAKLESRGAIGKLVVTMDG
- a CDS encoding DUF1476 domain-containing protein, with protein sequence MTDFNDRKKGEEAKFAFDEENAFKIAARRNRLLGHWAAALMGLDEEETKAYATAVVQADFEEAGDEDVIRKLLGDLTTAEVDVDEAGVRAALEEKTIEARRQLMSES
- a CDS encoding BolA/IbaG family iron-sulfur metabolism protein gives rise to the protein MPMSGEEIEGLIKAAMPDAEVEMTDLAGDGDHWAAKVTAPDFAGKSRVQQHKMVYDALGGRMGGVLHALQLTTAVPTS
- the grxD gene encoding Grx4 family monothiol glutaredoxin, which codes for MSDTEARISEVVTKNDVVLFMKGTPLFPQCGFSSRAVAILDHCGVAYESVDVLQDMEIRQGIKTYSDWPTIPQLYVKGEFLGGSDIMMEMFEAGELKQLMDDKGVAKAS
- a CDS encoding NUDIX hydrolase, giving the protein MTENSPHTNPDGIPAATVVVFRRSPVGGAPELLMVTRSRNMSFAGGMAVFPGGRVDHADFELASTLASDLADDEVAHRVAAIRETLEETGLAVGIVGDVTSETARKARDLLLQQQALAPVLETMDWSLDLSAILPFSRWFPKNEKLSRVFDTRFYLADLGTGAVDIAVDETENTKLYWITAQGALDAAETGDLSIIYPTRRNLERLAQFGDFAEAADHCANFPSKMITPFIEERDGARWLCIPDDAGYPVFAEPLDTVARG
- a CDS encoding queuosine precursor transporter, translating into MNDPRVSNRTAQPNFRYFDLVMAAFVTILLLSNVIGAAKLSELPMSWWPSGWWPAPDGMFIFGAGILFFPLSYVIGDVLTEVYGYARARRVIWVGFAAMLFMAFMSWAVVAMPPASSWAGQSAYEQVFGLIPRIVFASIVAFWAGEFVNSFVMARMKIMTQGKALWSRTIGSTFVGQGVDSLLFYPIAFLGVWETRDVLLVMVTNWALKVVWEALLTPVTYAAVGWLKRREGVEIFDTNTNFSPFAKSN
- a CDS encoding Ppx/GppA family phosphatase, which produces MALRSRSADRQGAFSGNRVERAIIDIGSNTVRLVLYGGSPRAPVVLFNEKVVAQLGREIAETGLLADAAVELAMRGLTRFALLLKELKVEVIDVVATAAVRAATNGPDFVKAVNALGLPVRILSGDEEARISAMGINGAFPGAKGVVADLGGGSLELVLIGDSDCGLATSLPLGTLRLPEHRGTNHADTKSNLSNVLAAADWLEHVDGALYLVGGTWRAMAVVAMEDRNYPLTDPHGFEMPLQDAQALAAKIADMEPEALNTSPRISTMRSQSLPNAGVLLSTLLERFTPEKIIFSSWGLREGVLFDELEEYARKQDPLLAGVGEFANLRGCPPALATQVAGWTVRAVPEMSQGSERLRLSATMLALASMQIEPNLRREIAMDWALHKRWIALDACGRAMMAAAVSANGNNCDMPDSVAELASPAQIEEAISWGLAIRLCRRLGGRSDRTFNVSDLRVESDDLVLSIEHSHRAFYGIPNEKDMDLLADRLGLNPVMRVLGEVEMGLLRQPDIELAK
- a CDS encoding RNA degradosome polyphosphate kinase — its product is MTQHPIPLDTDDDLDPQAASEGAAERYINRELSWLEFNARVLSEAENLNYPLLERLRFLSISGSNLDEFMMIRVAGLVGQAQRGIERLSIDGRSPSQQLAAIRDAVQDINQKQQDIWRDLRTALDEAGISIADDRRVSAVTYRTLKAYFLEEIAPVITPQALDPAHPFPFVSNEGIGVLFTLTRESDGEQVVEMILIPSGLPRFVRVPGEDAVYISIESLIARFAKHLFPGFAIEGDGAFRVLRDSDIEIEEEAEDLVRTFRSAIQRRRRGQVIQLEIEENFDPVAEEILREQLGIHGGTVVKTDGMIGIAGLADIVAEDRPDLKFANYSPRYPERVREHDGDCFSAIREKDIVIHHPYESFEVVVDFLRQAAVDPDVVAIKQTLYRAGNQSPVIAALIAAAEDGKSVTAVVELKARFDEEQNLLWASQLERAGVQVIYGFVDWKTHAKVSMVVRREEQGLRTYCHFGTGNYHPINAKIYTDLSFFTADPKFGRDAAKLFNFVTGYVEPRRLETLAISPIQLREQLYTLIDKEIENAGNGRPAAIWAKLNSLTDKGVIDRLYAASQAGVEIQLVVRGISCLRAGVEGLSQNIRVKSIIGRFLEHSRIWAFAAGYKMPSERAKVFISSADAMSRNLNRRVEVMVPIRNRTVHDQVLGQVLLANLLDSEQSWEQQPDGSYERMETGEKPFNCHRYFMTNPSLSGRGGSLEAGGVPKLALRRGGA